A genomic region of Thermodesulfobium narugense DSM 14796 contains the following coding sequences:
- a CDS encoding L-lactate permease, which translates to MFVQNYDPLNNFALSVFCAALPLIILLYLLALHPGKDSQGRKKLGVDARFATVTAAIVALLIAIGIYKMPATQAFLAWFLGALIGLYPICWIVITVLFLYEMTVISGSFEVMRHSIMKITQDKRVQVLIVAFGFGAFLEGAAGFGTPVAVCAAILVGMGIAPLEAALLCLLGDTAPVAFGGVGIPMIMMGQVTGLPVNDITAMVGRILPFFSFLVPFWIMFTYVILLEKKSMSELFEVFPATFVSGISFALTQFFLAQHLGPQLIDILAGIVSIVCLAIFLRFWSPKNVWVADWAKEASKEYSAGETFYAWVPWLILVVIIIMWGTPSISKALGSVLVFKFPMEGLNGLVTKMPPVVPKPTVLKDAVFVLPLLSATGTGILIAAILSGLWLRLSGSQWGSAFNTTFNRMKAPFIVVPSIVGIAFLYKYAGMDVQLALAFASTGSAFPFFSSMLGYLGVFLTGSDTSSNALFGNLQKITAEQLHINPILSTALNSAGGVMGKMISPQSIVVALAATFSDRKVAEESFAPLFRSALIHSFLLAILVGLVGLMYAYVFPNLIPVVGK; encoded by the coding sequence ATGTTTGTACAAAATTATGATCCGTTAAACAATTTTGCATTATCTGTTTTTTGTGCTGCATTGCCTTTGATAATTTTGCTTTATTTGTTGGCACTGCATCCGGGAAAAGATTCTCAAGGAAGAAAGAAACTTGGAGTTGATGCGCGTTTTGCTACTGTGACTGCTGCAATAGTTGCTCTTTTAATTGCGATAGGCATTTATAAAATGCCAGCTACTCAGGCATTTCTTGCATGGTTTTTGGGGGCTTTAATTGGATTATATCCAATTTGCTGGATAGTAATTACAGTTCTATTTCTTTATGAAATGACTGTAATTTCTGGCTCTTTTGAAGTTATGCGCCATAGTATTATGAAGATTACTCAGGACAAGAGGGTACAGGTCTTAATAGTTGCGTTTGGTTTTGGAGCTTTTCTTGAAGGGGCTGCAGGTTTTGGAACTCCTGTTGCAGTATGTGCAGCGATATTGGTAGGAATGGGAATTGCACCTCTTGAAGCGGCTCTCTTGTGTCTATTGGGTGATACCGCTCCAGTCGCATTTGGCGGTGTAGGCATTCCTATGATTATGATGGGCCAAGTAACAGGACTTCCTGTAAATGATATTACAGCAATGGTAGGAAGAATTTTGCCATTTTTCTCTTTTTTGGTTCCGTTTTGGATTATGTTTACCTATGTAATTTTGCTTGAAAAGAAGAGCATGTCGGAGCTTTTTGAAGTTTTCCCTGCAACATTCGTCTCGGGAATATCCTTTGCTCTTACTCAATTCTTTTTGGCTCAGCACCTTGGGCCTCAATTAATAGACATCCTTGCAGGTATAGTATCTATTGTATGTCTTGCAATATTCCTTCGCTTTTGGTCTCCAAAGAACGTCTGGGTTGCTGATTGGGCTAAAGAGGCTAGTAAAGAGTATTCTGCTGGAGAAACGTTTTATGCATGGGTACCATGGCTAATTTTGGTTGTTATCATAATCATGTGGGGTACTCCTTCAATATCAAAGGCACTTGGTTCAGTGCTAGTTTTCAAATTCCCGATGGAAGGTTTAAACGGTTTAGTTACAAAGATGCCTCCTGTAGTACCAAAGCCTACAGTCTTAAAGGATGCGGTATTTGTACTACCTTTACTTAGTGCTACAGGAACGGGTATTTTGATTGCAGCTATTCTTTCAGGTTTGTGGCTGAGGCTATCTGGATCACAGTGGGGTAGCGCTTTTAACACCACCTTTAATAGGATGAAGGCTCCATTTATAGTTGTGCCATCAATTGTTGGGATAGCATTTCTTTACAAGTATGCAGGTATGGACGTTCAGCTTGCGTTGGCTTTTGCCTCTACAGGCTCAGCTTTTCCGTTTTTCTCGTCTATGTTAGGATACTTAGGAGTGTTCTTGACGGGTTCGGACACCTCTTCAAACGCACTCTTTGGCAACCTTCAAAAGATTACTGCAGAGCAATTACACATAAATCCAATTTTGTCAACTGCTCTTAATAGTGCTGGCGGTGTAATGGGCAAGATGATAAGTCCACAGTCTATTGTTGTAGCTTTGGCCGCTACGTTTTCTGACAGAAAGGTTGCGGAAGAATCCTTTGCACCACTTTTTAGATCGGCGCTTATTCATAGCTTTTTGCTTGCAATCCTGGTAGGATTGGTTGGACTGATGTATGCTTATGTATTTCCTAATTTGATACCTGTTGTAGGCAAGTAA
- a CDS encoding PDC sensor domain-containing protein → MKESNEKKLFKFGSRKLWNTIGSRLTLSIILIIVILGASVMLVSNYVIKQSVKAQTIAAMQETTKDSVAGINNYVTNRIEALQNLAKNPAFQTENPKVITDTLKSVFPMFPEAELIFFVKTDGSYITDTGPANANLSDRDYFKEVMSTGKTAVSSLLISKSTGKKIFVIAVPVFNQSGKTIGAVADAVKADAIDEMISNIKFGKSGYGFLLDKNGLFVVHPLKEMVMKENITKVSKLITPSLAELGKRVVSEPTGFGTYTFLGQEKILVWDRIPSTGWILSIPVLLSDFYSGLYNLLTIIFIAIIIISIISFIIFKFISRSITKPLSEIVEVNKKLSEGDLNIDINTNYFGELGILSESTKKMAENTKSVIQGLKSLISDLQSASEKVKENATILSRSSGEVSQAASNTARGAEEISKIAQTLSNKVNTFSSTTQAIAKGAEEQANNTEQIAQMVEQINSIMEETKKRQQRAYRSFYNNEG, encoded by the coding sequence ATGAAAGAAAGTAATGAGAAAAAGCTTTTTAAATTCGGTTCTAGAAAGTTATGGAATACCATCGGTTCAAGATTAACGCTATCAATAATTTTGATTATTGTAATTTTAGGTGCATCCGTTATGCTCGTCTCAAATTACGTAATCAAACAAAGTGTAAAAGCTCAAACAATTGCTGCAATGCAAGAGACTACAAAAGATTCTGTAGCAGGAATAAACAACTACGTAACTAATAGAATTGAAGCTCTTCAAAATCTTGCAAAAAATCCAGCATTTCAAACTGAAAATCCAAAAGTTATAACAGACACTTTAAAATCTGTCTTTCCGATGTTTCCAGAAGCAGAACTAATTTTCTTTGTTAAAACTGATGGTAGTTACATTACTGATACAGGACCAGCCAATGCGAACTTATCAGATAGAGACTATTTCAAAGAGGTTATGTCCACAGGGAAAACCGCAGTATCATCTTTACTAATATCCAAAAGCACAGGAAAAAAGATTTTTGTAATTGCTGTACCTGTATTCAATCAGTCAGGCAAAACAATAGGTGCTGTTGCAGATGCCGTAAAGGCTGATGCTATAGATGAGATGATATCAAATATAAAATTTGGCAAGTCTGGATATGGCTTTTTACTTGATAAGAATGGTCTTTTTGTAGTTCATCCTCTTAAAGAAATGGTTATGAAGGAAAACATTACAAAAGTTAGTAAACTAATAACTCCATCCCTTGCTGAGCTTGGCAAGAGGGTAGTAAGTGAACCTACAGGATTTGGCACATATACTTTTCTTGGACAGGAAAAGATACTTGTATGGGACAGAATTCCTTCTACCGGCTGGATACTATCAATTCCTGTTTTATTATCAGACTTTTATTCAGGACTATATAACCTTCTTACAATAATATTTATAGCCATCATAATAATTTCTATAATATCCTTCATAATATTCAAGTTCATATCAAGAAGCATTACAAAACCTCTTTCAGAGATAGTAGAAGTAAACAAGAAGCTTTCAGAAGGTGATCTTAACATAGATATTAATACCAACTACTTTGGAGAGTTGGGCATTCTTTCAGAAAGTACCAAGAAGATGGCAGAAAATACAAAATCTGTTATACAGGGGCTAAAGAGCCTTATCTCAGACTTACAAAGCGCATCTGAAAAAGTAAAAGAAAACGCTACCATACTATCTCGTTCATCAGGAGAAGTCTCTCAGGCAGCTTCAAATACGGCAAGAGGAGCGGAAGAGATATCAAAGATAGCTCAAACACTTTCCAATAAAGTAAATACCTTCTCAAGCACCACTCAGGCAATTGCAAAGGGGGCAGAAGAACAAGCAAACAATACAGAACAGATTGCACAGATGGTAGAACAGATAAACTCTATTATGGAAGAGACTAAAAAGAGACAACAAAGAGCTTACAGATCTTTCTATAACAATGAAGGATAG
- a CDS encoding CBS domain-containing protein yields the protein MLGKVKVKEVLVKNVPIVTEKDNIKVASEILKKYKVSGIPVCSIQNNSLVGVICHEDILNNYKNTEEKKVSEIMNSPVITISPEDTLYDTLFIMYKNDISFLPVVDKNVLLGMITREKILEIYFNNVNKENPE from the coding sequence ATTCTTGGAAAAGTAAAAGTAAAAGAAGTATTAGTAAAGAACGTACCAATTGTAACCGAGAAAGACAACATAAAAGTCGCATCAGAAATATTAAAAAAATACAAAGTCTCAGGAATACCTGTGTGTTCAATTCAAAACAATTCATTAGTTGGAGTAATATGCCATGAGGATATCTTAAACAACTATAAAAACACAGAAGAGAAAAAGGTTTCAGAGATAATGAACTCTCCTGTAATAACAATATCCCCTGAAGATACGCTTTACGACACCCTATTTATAATGTATAAGAACGATATATCTTTTTTGCCTGTTGTAGATAAAAACGTGCTACTGGGCATGATCACAAGGGAAAAGATATTAGAAATTTATTTTAATAATGTAAATAAAGAAAATCCAGAATAA
- a CDS encoding ABC transporter ATP-binding protein, whose amino-acid sequence MSVIQVESLTKYYKNLKALDNVSFSLEEGQILSLIGPNGSGKTTLTKIISGFSQANSGEIKIFGKSVDDFKKVKDKIGLVSQENNLDQDINVLENLIIHSELCGLNAKIAKKRSLALLQKFGLDKYKHEDIRNLSGGTKRKIMLVRALLTNPKLLILDEPTIGLDPSIRRQFWDIIINLKSQNVSTIFTTHYMEEANFLADKIAFINKGKLILSGKPQELIKNVLESFVFEIKGKISTDNYKSYVYEDKTFIFTPSKELLLSKLKLFGIEPSAIRETTLDDLFLYLTGEKI is encoded by the coding sequence ATGAGCGTTATTCAAGTCGAATCATTAACAAAATACTATAAAAATCTAAAAGCCCTTGATAATGTTAGTTTTTCGTTGGAAGAAGGACAGATACTTTCTCTTATTGGACCAAACGGTTCAGGAAAAACCACGCTTACAAAAATAATATCTGGCTTCTCTCAAGCTAATTCTGGAGAGATCAAGATATTTGGAAAAAGTGTAGATGATTTCAAAAAAGTAAAGGATAAAATCGGCTTGGTCTCTCAAGAAAATAATCTTGATCAAGACATCAATGTGCTTGAAAACCTTATAATACACTCAGAGCTATGCGGTTTAAACGCAAAAATTGCTAAAAAGAGATCTCTCGCTTTGCTACAAAAATTTGGACTTGATAAATATAAACACGAGGATATAAGAAATCTCTCCGGTGGGACAAAGAGAAAAATAATGCTTGTCAGAGCGCTTTTGACTAATCCAAAACTGTTAATTCTTGATGAGCCTACTATTGGACTCGATCCATCTATCAGAAGACAATTTTGGGATATAATAATTAATTTAAAGTCGCAAAACGTATCGACAATATTCACTACACACTATATGGAAGAAGCAAACTTTCTGGCTGACAAAATTGCTTTCATAAATAAGGGCAAGTTGATTTTAAGCGGAAAACCGCAAGAACTTATAAAAAATGTCCTTGAAAGTTTCGTATTTGAAATAAAGGGAAAAATATCAACAGATAACTACAAAAGTTATGTATATGAAGACAAAACCTTTATTTTTACTCCAAGCAAAGAACTTTTACTCTCAAAGCTAAAATTATTTGGAATAGAACCATCCGCAATAAGAGAAACTACTCTTGATGACCTCTTCTTGTATCTTACTGGAGAAAAAATTTGA